Part of the Flavobacteriales bacterium genome, AATGTCCTTGCTGGATTTATATCCCGGTATTGAATTTTCCGAAATGTTTCAGGCTTTGCGCAATTGCATGTTGTTGCGCGAATCGAATAAGTTTGAAGCGGAATTGAGTTTTACCCATGGAAACCCCAGTTGGTTCGAAATGCGTGTGGAGCCGATAGAAGATGGATTGATGATTTTTACGCTTGATATCACTGAACGTAAAAAATCGGAAGATGCATTGAAAAAACTGAATGAAAATCTGGAAGAGAAAATTGAAAGTCGAACCGCACAACTACAGGCGAAGAATAAGGATATAATGGATAGTCTGAATTACGCCCGTAAAATTCAGCAGGCTTTTCTTCCGAAACGCAGTATGCTCATGGATTCTTTTATTGAGTCGATGGTGATTTACCAACCCAAAGATGTAGTGAGCGGCGATTTTTATTGGTTGCGCAAAGATGAAAACTATACCTATCTGGCAGTGGCGGATTGTACAGGACACGGCGTTCCCGGTGCCTTGGTGAGCATGATTGGTAT contains:
- a CDS encoding PAS domain-containing protein; translated protein: MSYLITPSRIVVPQKTTPVKKVKSKQEQASIMAGLFALDYLLEGVQIIGYDWKFKYVNEALVTQSKHHTKREILGMSLLDLYPGIEFSEMFQALRNCMLLRESNKFEAELSFTHGNPSWFEMRVEPIEDGLMIFTLDITERKKSEDALKKLNENLEEKIESRTAQLQAKNKDIMDSLNYARKIQQAFLPKRSMLMDSFIESMVIYQPKDVVSGDFYWLRKDENYTYLAVADCTGHGVPGALVSMIGMEQLNNLVLELDSPAKMLENLNEVVSTALRQNERQEGSQDG